In Vicinamibacterales bacterium, the genomic stretch TTGATCATGTAGAAGCGGCCGGGCTCGCAATTCGACGGCGAGAGGTCGGGCCGCCACGGCAGCGTTTTGAGGTAATCCAGAATCGGCCCGATGCCGGGCTGCGCGACGTCGCAGGTCATCCACCGGCCATCGCGCACGAACGCAGGATTCGAGGCGCTCTGCGGCGTGGGATCGGCGACCTGGGACAGCGGCGGAGTCGCGGGGAACGTCCCGACGTGGTCCCACGGCAGCGCGTCTCCGGTCATCATCATCATGTGCTGGACGGCGGTCCCGCCCATCACCGGCTGATGGTAGTTATCGCTCATGGTGTACTCGTCGGCGAGCCGCTTGAAGAGCGGCGCGTCACCGACCTGCATGTTGTAGAAACCCATCGAGTTCGCGCCCGAATCATCGCCGCGCGCGATTCCGACGTAGGGATACAGGTCGTTGCGACACCCCGCGGGATTCGACGCCGTGGCCGCACTGAGGTTGCAGTCTGACTGCTGCCACATGTGAAAAAACCGATGGACCATGTCGCCCGTGTAGCTGTCGAACGGCAGGTGGGGTCCGGTAATCGGAAACACGGTGTTTGGCAGCGCGTTGAAGTGGGCCACGCGCGTGTCGGGCTCGCCACACGGCGTCGGCGGCAGCGTCGGATCGGCCGTGCAGTTGGTCAATCCGGTCGCGCCGGTCGTCAGCAGCACCAGGTCGTGCGACGCGAGCACCGGTGAAATCTGGTGCAGCCGGGTAGCCGAGAACGTGTTTCCATCGAACGGCGGCGCCGAGCCCGCAGGACCGTTCACAAACTGCGACAACCTGACGGCACGAGCCGGCGCGAATCCGGCTTCAGGTGTGGGGAGGTTCGGTGCGTAGGGGGCCTTGCCCGAACCGGTCAACGTGTCTGTGTCGACGAAGTAGCGGACGGGAGTGATCGAGCTCAGCTGAGACTGCTGCGCGCGCGCGCGCTGTGGTCCTGGCGAGCCGTCCGCCAGCACGATGCCACGCGACAAGAGGTTCGCGACGTGCTGTCCGGGTCTGGGAACATAGGTTCCGTACACGTTATCGAACGTCCGGTTCTCGCCGATGATGACGATGACGTGTTTGATCGGTGTGGCCGTCCGGCCGCCATCGTGATCGCGATCGAATCGCGGACCGCCTGACGCGGCCACCATCGACGG encodes the following:
- a CDS encoding alkaline phosphatase family protein, with translation MVAASGGPRFDRDHDGGRTATPIKHVIVIIGENRTFDNVYGTYVPRPGQHVANLLSRGIVLADGSPGPQRARAQQSQLSSITPVRYFVDTDTLTGSGKAPYAPNLPTPEAGFAPARAVRLSQFVNGPAGSAPPFDGNTFSATRLHQISPVLASHDLVLLTTGATGLTNCTADPTLPPTPCGEPDTRVAHFNALPNTVFPITGPHLPFDSYTGDMVHRFFHMWQQSDCNLSAATASNPAGCRNDLYPYVGIARGDDSGANSMGFYNMQVGDAPLFKRLADEYTMSDNYHQPVMGGTAVQHMMMMTGDALPWDHVGTFPATPPLSQVADPTPQSASNPAFVRDGRWMTCDVAQPGIGPILDYLKTLPWRPDLSPSNCEPGRFYMINNLRPGFLSNGQLNVSAINGGTAAPPSSLRNIGDALNERHIDWAYYGGGFDAARRFDNGSTDPVDVLIGTGGDWYCDICNPFQYSASIMGDPTERAAHIKDAVDFFTDLGNGKLPAVSYIKPDSFDDGHPASSKVDLLEALIDRVIERVRANDDLFKETAIFVTFDEGGGYWDSGFFQPIDMFGDGPRIPFIVVSPYSRGGRVTHSYGDHASILKFIERNWSLDPLTGRSRDNLPNPIVPSANSYVPLNMPAIGDLFDMFDFPRDHDGDHRTSRP